In Hahella sp. HNIBRBA332, the genomic window AATACGTGGGCGTCGTATTTCAGGTTCTGGCCGATCTTGCGATATGCAGGGTCCTCCAGCAGAGGCTTGAGTGCCGCCAGAACTTTATCACGCTCCAGCTGCTCCGGCGCTCCCATGTAGTCATGGGCTACGGGCACGTAAGCCGCTTTGCCGGGCTCGACCGCGAAGGACACGCCGACGATTTCCGCTTCCATATAATTGAGGCTGGTGGTCTCAGTGTCGAAGCTGAATGTTTTCGCGTCCGTCAGTGTTTTGATCCATTGATCAAACTGATCCTGCTCCGTAACGACTTGGTAATCCCGCACCTCGCTTTGCGCGGGGGAGGCGCTGGCTTCGGGGGTGGCCGCCTTTGCAGAGGGTGAGGCGTCCAGATCTTTTATCCAGGTTCTGAATTCCAGCTCTGTAAACCAGGTGCGCAGCGCTTCAGTATCGACGGGATTGGGGCAAACCTCTTCCAGGGTGAAAGGCAGTTCGACATCGGTCTTGATGGTGGCCAGCTCTTTTGACAGCGGCAACTGCTCCAGGCTGCTGCGCAGACTTTCGCCGATTTTGCCTTTGACCTCATCCGCCCGTTCCATCACCTGTGTCAGGGAGCCAAACTCGCCGAGCCATTTGACGGCCGTTTTGGGGCCGCATTTGTTCACCCCGGGGATGTTGTCCACGGTATCGCCGATGAGCGCCAGGTAATCCACGATCAGCTCCGGCGGCACGCCAAACTTCTCGACGACCCCTTCTCTGTCCATAGTGGTCTCTGTCATGGTGTTGACGAGAGTGACGTGAGGGCTCACCAGCTGGGCCATGTCTTTATCGCCAGTGGAAATTACTGCATCCAGCCCTTTTGTAGTTGCTTCATGGGCCAGCGTGCCTATAACATCGTCGGCCTCTACGCCTTCTATGATCAGTAAAGGCAGCCCCATCGCGCGGACAATGTCGTACAACGGCTCGATCTGGCAGGCGAGATCCTCCGGCATGGGAGGCCGGTTGGCCTTGTAATCGGGGTACATCTCGTGGCGAAAGTTCTTGCCCTTGGCGTCGAAAACGGCGACCACTTGGCTCTCCGGATAATCTTTTTGCAACTTCCGAAGCATGGAAACGACGCCTCTGATGGCGCCGGTAGGCTGTCCTTTAGAGTTCCTGAGCTCTTTCAGATTGGGAACGTGGTAGGCGCGAAACAGATACGAGGAGCCGTCTACCAGGACGACAGGCGCTGAACGGTTTTCTTTACTCATAGATGGTACTGGTTTTAAATGGTTGTATGGGCTCGGAATAAGCGTATCCCGCAGGATCGGCTAATCCCCGAAAATGGGCCCGGAAGAGGGCTGACGGAGCTGCCGGGACTACCCGGCGAATTAGCCCCAGGCGCTGCCTGATTAAACAAATGTGTAGGTTACCAAAAAACAGCGTGTAGGTTACCAATGAGTTTTTGGATACGTAAAGCTTTGCTCGCGTTAATTATTCTTCCTTTGGCGGCGCCAACGCTGGCGGAAGACTCGGCGGCGGAGCCGGAAGTGCAGATTCGTTATGGCGAAAAGGAAACCCATTACGAGTATCGGGTTAACGGCGAGCTGGTGCAGATTAAAGTCGTGCCCAAAGTTGGCCCGGAATATTATCTGGTGCCTTCCGATACGGGTGAATGGGTGCAATCGGAAAAGCCGCGGATACTGGTTCCGAGCTGGAAGCTCCTGGAATGGTAAGTTTTCGATAGGCGATAACTTTGGCGATTCAGACGCAGGATGCGTGCGAAATTAAGTTTTAGAAGTAGTGAATAAGGCGGGTTAATGGCGGTTTTTACAAGAGTGTCTCCAGAGCAATTGCAGACGTTGCTGGAATCTTATTTCGATGCGCCTGAAGTGACTGAATTTCAAGGCATTGCGGCGGGGATAGAAAACACCAATTACTTTGTCAGCGTAAAAAGCGGCGGAGAAGAAACGCGCTGGGTGCTGACAATATTTGAAATGGTGACCGCCGAAGAACTTCCTGTATTTATTGATCTGATGCAGGGGCTGGCGCAACAGGGCTTTCCTGCGCCGGCGCCGCATCCCATGCTGGATGGTTCGTCTTTGGCTTATATAGAAGGCAAGCCGTGCGTACTGGTGCCCAGAATTGCCGGCGGCCATCTAGATACACCCACCCTCGAACAGTGCGCCATCGCCGGCGATTTGCTTGGCGCTATGCACTTGGCGTCCCAGTCCGCACCCGGTCGTCGTGAAGTGGTGCGTACAGTAGCGTGGATGCAATCTCATCGGGACGACTTGGCTCCTCACATCAAGCAGGATGAACTGGCGTTGTTGAACGCTGAAATTGAACATTTTCATCATCAGACGAATATTTGGGCGCAGTGTCCAAACGGCTGGATTCATGGCGACTTGTTTGTCGACAACGTCATGTTCGATGGCGACAAGGTGAGCGGCGTTATTGATTTTTACCATGCTTGCCACGACTGTTGGTTGTTCGATCTCGCCGTCGCCTGTAACGATTGGTGCTGCGATGCAACGGGGCATTACGATCAGGACAAATTACGCGCCTTTGTGGAAGCCTACGACAAGAGGCGCCCCCTGACTGACCTTGAGAAGAGCCAATGGAGCGATGCGTTGCGGCTCGGCGCGCTGCGATTCTGGATTTCCCGCCTGATAAGCCAATATGGCAAAGGCTATCAGCATGAGGCTGAAAGAGGGAATACGCTGAAAAATCCAGATGAAATGAAGGCTAAATTACTTTCCGCGCATAAAATAGCCGCCCTGTAGGCGGCTATCGAAACTCCTGGCGCTGCTGGGAGTGAGGAAAAGCTATCCGTTATTCAGAGTAGCGGTGACCTCCTGAGAGTAGTCGCTCGCCACGCCATCATAATCAATCACTCTTACCTTAAAGCCATATTTGCCCGAAGTGAATCCCGATAGACTCAATGTGGTGACGCCAACGTCATCTATCATTACGCGTCCATCTTTGTCTTCGGATAGATTGCGATAGGCCACTTCGTATGCGGCAATTTCGCTAAGAGCGAGTGAGGAGCCGTCTTCACGGGTCCAGGGCGTGTTCCAGGAAAGGGTCTTGGGCGTAATAGGCTCTTGCACTCCCGCGCTGGGGTTGGAAGACGATGAGCCGTCGCCCTCTGTAGCGTCTCCACTATGTGCGGCGCTTTTGGGGGAATCTCCGCTGATCGAGTCGGACAGGTTGCAACCGGAGCCCGTCGCAACAACGGTTCCCAAAAACAAAAATGCAATTAGCTTCCGGGCGCGAAACAAGGCTTCGCTACCAAGCAATTCTATCTTCATGGCGATTTTAAGAAGTCTTTCGGATAAACGGCTTAATTATTGTCAAAACATCTGACTTTCTAGTTTTTAGAAAGGAACTGATTGCTCAGTAAAGTCGACATTCGGACGCGACGCTATCTTTTTATGATCAATTCGTGACTAACTACCCACAAAAATATAATTCGACTTGGTTTTGATAGCCATACTTCCATGTGGCTAGGCTTAAAGGTCTATCACGTTAAAGGTGAGCGGCTAGAGGTTTCGCATTAGTAAGCTGAAGTCCAGACGACTCGGTGCGTTTTCCGGTAACGCGAGACGAATGCGATGTCCGGAGCCGGGGGCGACGTCAATATTTTGTCCGTTTTTATTCTCCATTTTTTTGACAACAAAGTTCATATTTCCACTTGTTGTCATAATTTCGACGGAGTCTCCAATAGAAATTTTATTTTTTACGTCAATCAAGGCTAGGCCATTCTCAGGAGAGTATTCCAATACTTCGCCGACGAATTGTTGTTTGCCGGACAGCGATGTGCCATTTGCGTAATTCTGATACTCGTCATGCACGTGGCGTCGGTAAAAGCCTTCGGTATAGCCCCGATGTGCAAGCTTCTCCAGATCGTCCATCAGGGACATGTTAAACGGCGCGCCAGCGACGGCGTCATCGATGGCCTGACGGTACGCCTGCGTAGTCCTGGCGACGTAGTAATGAGATTTGGTTCGTCCCTCGATTTTTAAAGAATGCACGCCGATGCGACACAATCGCTCCACATGTTGCACGGCGCGAAGGTCTTTGGAGTTCATAATGTAAGTGCCATGTTCGTCTTCAAAGGCGGGCATAAGTTGATCGGGCCGACCGTCTTCCTGCAGCAGAAACATTTCTGAGGTAACTCCGCCATCGCCTAATGTCGAACTGCCAGACTGAGTTTGCGTTGGCTCCCAGGTCTGCGCTGTAATATTGCCAGCGTCATCTTGTACTGCTGGAATGGCGTTGTATTTCCAGCGGCAGGCATTTGTACAAGTACCTTGATTAGGGTCGCGTTTATTGATGTAGCCGGACAATAGGCAGCGCCCAGAGTAGGCGATGCATAGCGCGCCATGTACGAAGACTTCCAGCTCCATCTGCGGCGACTTTTCCTTGATCTCCGCGATTTCCTCCAAAGACAACTCCCGTGACAGTATTACCCGCTCCAGTCCTTGTCGGCGCCAGAACTCAACAGCAGCGTAGTTGACGGCGTTCGCCTGCACGGAGAGATGAACCGGCATGTCTGGCCATTTGTCGCGAACCATCATAATTAATCCTGGATCGGACATGATCAGTGCGTCTGGTCGCATCTCAACGACAGGAGCCATGTCGTCCAGAAAGGTTTTCACTTTGCTGTTGTGGGGGGCGATGTTGGCGGCGACATAAAACTTCTTGTCTTGCGAGCGCGCTGTCTGGATTCCTTCCGCTAGCGTGGCGAGATTAAAGTCATTTTCCCGCACTCTCAGGCTATAGCGAGGCTGACCGGCATAAACCGCATCGGCGCCGTAGGCGAATGCAAAGTGCATGTGTTTGAGTGAGCCGGCTGGCGCCAGGAGTTCAGGTTTGTTCATAGCGTTTACTTCGTTGTCGATTGATCTGTGATTAATAGATTTGTATAGGGTTCAGGAGCAAAATCGCCAGCCCCGCAATGCCAGAAGCAGCGAGGGCGGCCGCGACTTTAATTCCCAATGGACGATTACCGATGGTCCATGCAAGACCTGCCTTGACCAGGTTATTGCTGCAAACGGCGATAAAAATGCCCCAGGCGGCTACCAGTAACGCCACTTTCTCTGGCTCTTTGGCGAGACGGGCCAGAGATAGACTGATCGCGTCCACATCGCTAAGCCCGGATATGGCGCTGAGGGCATAGACGCCGCTGGCGCCCAGCCATTCGTGAAGAGCATTGGAGAGCAGCATGATGAAAAGCAGCAGGAAGCCAAAGAACAGAGCGGAGGATATTTCCAGCGGATTCTGTTTGAGATTAGGTTGTTCAATTTTTATTCCTGAGTGGCTGCGCCAGAAATAAAACGCCGCGGCATATACACAAAGGGCCATGAGGGCGAAGGGAGGAGCAAGTACGTAAGCCAGTGGAGGGTGGACGATATAGATAACCAGCAATAGCCTCGGGAACATGGTGCCGCAGGCGATCAACACGCCTGAAGCCAAAAGCGGCGCGTGTTCCTGATTATCTTTGGCGACCCGGGACAAATGCAGTGTGAGCGCGGTAGATGAACTTAAGCCTGCGAATAGGCTGGTAATCAATATCCCCTTGGATGGGCCGCCTATCTTGACTGCGAAATAACCAACAAAGGAAATGGCGCTGATTAAGACGATCATCCACCAAACTTCATACGGGTTGATAGCGTTCCAAGGACCGAACCCTTCGTTGGGTAAAACTGGCAGCATGACAACAGTCATCACCAATAACTTGAGTCCGGCGTCCAGCTCTTCATCTCGTATCTTTTTTAGAAAACCATGCAACTCTGGCTTGAGGTCGAGCATTATGGCGGTCACTACCGTCATAGTGGCCGCGACGGAGAATTCTCCCATGACGCACAAAGCGCCATAGAAAAAAGTCAGCATTGAGGCAATCAGGCTGGTGATGCTCATGTCCAGTCGTTGTTTCTGGCTGGTGACATAAGCGGCGATAAGAATCAGCGCCAGGGCGATGATGCCCGCCGCCAGCACCCACTCTCCCATTTGTTCGCCCAACCAGGTTGCCAGACCGCCCAGCAGCGCAATCAAAGCGAATGTTCTTACCCCCGCAACTCGATGTCCGGCTTCTTCGTTGCGGTTGACCCAGCCGCGCTGAATGCCGATGGTCAGCCCAAGCAGCAGCGCTACGGCTAGATGTGGGAGCGGATATTGCGCGTCAATCAAATTGTTCATGCTGGCGGAAGAATGGAGAAAAGCGGTTCAACGCCGCTTCAAAAAGGCGTGAAACAGGTTGGGATTGTCGCCCTTAGGTCGGCGGTATAGAGCTGTCATATTCATCAAGGGCGGGCTCTGTTTTCGATAAACGGCGAATGTCTTAAAAGTATAGCTAACGGGACCGCGTCCGTGCTGAAACGGCGACAAACCCTAGTGTAAATGGATTTTTTCCAAGTTTTTCTGAGGTAGATCAAATTGCCCTTCAGCCCCTGTGTCAGGGGCCTGGATTAGTATGATTATTCTAATTTTTGCACGTATCTTGAGGGCGCAATCAAGGCAAGGAACTGGGTTCCTTATCTCAAAGTAAACCGGTAGGAGACCAAAGATGGGCAAGCTCAAGTCATATCAGGAGCAAATTCAGGACGCTGTAGAAAAAGGAATCAAAACAGTAGAAGAGCAGCATCGCACTCTTGCTGCGAAACCTTTCGAATACGCGGAGAAAATAGAGCAGGAAGCTAAGAATTTGTCCGTTAAGTCTGTGCGTGAAATGCATGATCAATTGCTGGATAACGTTTACTCTTCGTTCCGCGCCTGGAATAAGCGTGTAAACGACTTCGCTGCGGACATGGTGGCCAAGATCGAAGGCGCAGAAAAAGACAGCGACGACGAGGCCAATAAATCCAAAGCCACGGCTAAGAAAACGACAAAAACTGCAGAAAAGCCGGCCTCTAAGACCACTGAGGAAGAAGCTGCAGCCTAAGAGAACGCACTCTTGGCAAAAGGGCGCCGACTGGCGCTCTTTTGGTTAGGTGATGCGGAAAAGCGGATCAGTTGTTTATTTTCTCAAGCAGGAATTTCAGGCGCTCAATTTTCTGAGCGTAATCAGCGGTTGTTTCTTGACGATCCTTTTCATGAGCGGCGATTTCACTTTGCAGCCGTTGTACTTGGCTAGTGTCTCGCTGAATTTCATCCAATAAATCCTGTGGCACTGTGCGTCCTGCTCTTTCCGCGTCAGCTGCCCGAGATTCTTGGGCTGCGACCTTCTTTTCCAGCACCTCAATATTATTGCGCTTGAGACTGATCAATCCGTCCAGCTCTTGCAGTTTGCGATCACGGGCGCGGGCGGCGTCATCCGGGTGGCTGAAAAGCCGCAGGAGGAGTGCATCAGCTTCGCGTTGTTTGCGGGCTTCCTCTTCCTTTTGCGCTTTTTCCGCTAGTTTGCGGTCGCGCTCGATAATTTGCTCTGGGGTTAATGCGGCGGGGATGTCCTTAATCACGCGACCGAATGCATCAACAATCTGGTAACCCTTTTTTGCCGCCTCCGGTGGTACGGAGTTCCCTAACACTAATGTGCCGTTTTGGTCCTTGTATCGATAGAATAGGGTTTCGGCCTGTACGAATGTTAGCGACATCAAGCAGAGCAGCACGCCTGCGGCAATCTTTACTCCCCTGATTTTTTTTAATGGCATCATGTAGTTATATTATGGTTACTTCGCTTGGGTAACCCCTGATTAGTGGGTTTAAAGGTCATATCGGAATTAGCATGACTTTTATAATGTTATTCATAATTTCATTAATTGCCAACGGACTATCCGCTTTGGCTGGTGGCGGCTCTGGTTTGCTGCAGCTCCCTGCATTGTTATTTTTGGGCTTGAGTTTCTCTGTGGCTTTAGCTACTCATAAAGTAGCAAGCGTCGCTTTGGGAGTGGGCGCCTCATTCCGCCATCTGCGGGAGAAAGGGCTGGATTGGCGTTTTGCGTTATTCATTTTGGCTGCAGGCCTCCCAGGTGTTTTATTGGGCGCTCAGGTTATTCTGGGGGTTGATGATAATGCGGCGCAAATGGCGTTGGGAATTTTGACAACAGGGCTGGGCGTTTATTCAATGCGTTCGCCGCAGTTGGGCATGCAGGAAAACAGCAAGCACCGCTCTACATTGGGATATGCGATAGGCTCGATAGGGCTGTTCGGGATTGGCGCGCTGAATGGTTCTATAACGTCCGGGACGGGTTTGTTCGTCACATTGTGGCTGATTGTGTGGTTCGGGCTAAGCTATCAAGGGGCGGTGGCGTATACATTGGTTTTGGTTGGCGTTTTCTGGAATGGAGCAGGCGCTCTTTCTCTGGCGCTGCAGGCTGAAGTGCGCTGGGACTGGCTTGCCCCATTGATATTGGGCGCACTGGCAGGAGGATATCTTGGCGCGCACTGGTCTATCGCCAAAGGCAGCGCGATGGTGAAGCGCGCTTTTGAAGTGCTGACGATACTGGTCGGGTTCAGTCTGATGTTCAAGGCAGCCGGGTGGCTGCCTGATTTACGTTTAGTGGAAGTTACGAATTAACTTTGCACGCCGTAAACGGCACGATACTCGGCAACCTGCTTATAGTTGTCGGAAAAGTGTGGGTCAGACTTAAGAAACTCAAGAATTTGATCTAGCTGGATAATAGCTGTGACGGGAATCTGGTAGTTTTGCTCTATCTCTTGAATCGCCGACAACTGATGCTGTCCGCGCTCTTGCCTGTCAAGAGCGATGAGCACGCCAGCGGGTTCCGCGCCATTCGCCTTGATGATCGAGATGACTTCACGAATGGCTGTGCCTGCAGTAATTACATCGTCCACGATAAGCACCTTGCCTTTCAGCGGAGCGCCAACGATGACGCCGCCTTCGCCATGGGCTTTGGCTTCTTTGCGGTTAAAGGCGTAGGGAACGTCCATGCTTTTTTCGTTGGCCAGCGTAACGGCGAGAGCGGAAACCAGGGGGATGCCCTTGTAAGCCGGCCCGAACAGCATGTCGTATTGCAGCGGGCTGGAAGTCAGGGCCGCCGCATAAAAGTGCCCGATTTGCGCTAACGTTGTGGATGTGTTGAATAATCCGGCGTTAAAAAAGTACGGGCTGCTGCGGCCGGATTTAAGTGTAAATTGGCCGAACTTCAGCACTTCGCGCTGAATGGCGAACTCAATAAACGCTTTTTGATAGTCGTGCATAAGAGTTTCTTTAGCCCTTGGATTCTTTTGCAGTAAATATGAATTAGGTATCATACACGCAAATTTTTATAGGTAACATCTATGAGGGTAGTAACAATCAGCGTAAACGGACTGAAGCGCGCAGTCGGAGAGGGATTCTTCGAGTGGATGGCGCGCCAGGACGCTGACGTCGTTTGCGTGCAGGACCACAGGATGCGGGTTTATGAGTTGGACGAAGACAAATATCGTCCCGAAGGCTATGAGCCCTATTTTCTGGATGCGGAAAAGCTGGAGGACGGCGGGGTCGGCATTTATACCCGACAGATTCCCAAAGCCATCATGATGGGCTTTTCCTATGCTCCGGCGGATATGAACGGCGCTTTTATTCAGGCCGACTTTGATGCTGTCAGCATTGCTTCTTTGATGGTTCCCTGCGCATTAATGGATGACGAAAAACAACAGGCCAAAGAAGAGTATCTGGAAGCTTTCGGCAATCATCTCCAGAAAACGTTGCGCAAGCGTCGGCAGTTTATTTTCTGTGGTAATTTCCAAACCGCTCACCTGGTGACGGACGCCAATCCCCGCTATCACCGCTTGGAAGTGTCCGGCTTTCTGCCGCAGGAACGGGCCTGGTTTGATCAGGTGTTCGATGAAATGCAGTATGTAGACGCATTTCGTAAGATCAACCGGGAAAAGAATCAATACACGTGGTGGCCGGAATCAGCGGAAGGCTGGCGTAAGCACTCGGGCTGGCGGGTGGATTATCAGATCGCCACGCAAGGGTTGCGCAGTTCTATCAAACGCGCTTGGATCGATACCGAAACCCGGTTCTCCGACCACGCGCCATTAATCGTCGATTACGATGTAGACTTCTAGGGCGGGCTTTGTCGGAACCCCGCCCGCCTATCCGGCGGGACGCGGTCAAGCAGTCGGCGCTGAGGCGCCGTCCGCCTATTTCTATTTCTATTTCTAGCTTTGTAGCACTTCTTCCTGAGCCACAAACAACTGGCGAATGCCCTTGCCGGCCAGATCCAGCATTGCCGTCAGCTCTGCGCTTGAGAATGGCGCAGCTTCCGCAGTTCCCTGCACTTCAATAAACCCATCCTGATCCGTCATGACGACGTTCATGTCCGTTTCCGCCTTGGAGTCTTCATCGTAATCAAGATCCACTACGGGGACGCCTTCGTAAACGCCTACGGAAATAGCGGCGACTTTGTGCAGAATCGGGTTGTTTTTCAGCTGGCCTTTGGCGATCAGGCTGTTGATGGCGTCCGCCATCGCGACGAATCCGCCAGTAATGGAAGCAGTGCGGGTGCCGCCATCAGCTTGTATGACGTCGCAGTCGATAGTGATGGAAATATCCGGCATTTTCTTCAGGTCTACCGCTGCACGCAGGGAGCGACCGATCAGGCGTTGGATTTCCAGGGTGCGACCGCCCTGTTTGCCTCTGGCTGCTTCACGTTGGTTACGGGTGCCAGTGGCGCGGGGCAGCATGCCGTATTCTGCGGTCACCCAGCCTTGGTCTTCACCGCGCAGGAAACGGGGAACGCCGTTTTCTACCGTGGCGGTGCAGATGACTTTGGTGTCGCCAAACTCGATTAGTACGGAGCCTTCCGCATGTTTCGTGTAGTTCTTGGTGATCTTGATGTCGCGAGTCTGGTCGGGCTGTCTTCCGCTGGGTCTCATAATGCATTGGCTCTCTTTGATTCATGTGGGGGCGGATTGTAGCACGATAGGCCTATCTGAATAAGTGAATGACATGGTTGGCAAGCTACAAAACAGCACCTGTTTTGGGGCGGGAATAAGGCCATGAGACGCGTTAAAAAAATAGTTGCGCCAGAGTCAATAAGCGCATGAATGGGCGCCTGATCTTGTGCTATTGTGATTGGGGAGGCGCCGAGTTTTTCATCTATTCCGTGGCGATTATCCATTCCGAAAGATTCATTGAGTTAACCTTTCAGGAGGTTATATGCCGGTAGTTAAAATTAAGTCGCTACCGTTAGCTCATGACACTGATTTGCCGAGGGTGCTGGAGGGAATTAGTAAGGAGTTTGCGGAAAGCGTAAAGATCAACGTCGATAACGTGTATATCACCTGGGAATACCTTTCGCCAGGGCACTACGCTCACCAAGGCAGGGTAGCCGGATTACAGGAAACCCACAGCCATCCAGTTCAGGTTCAGCTGCTGACGGCGGATATGACCGATACAAGTAAAGTTCACCAAATGTTCGAAGCGCTGGCGGAAGCGATCAGCAAGCGAACCCACGTTTATCGGGAAAATATATTTATTTGGCATTCGTCGGTAGCTAGCGGTAAGGTATTCGACAGGGGGCAGGTAGATAACTGGTAATCTGGTTTGCGCTAAAACGCCGCATATTCTTGCGGTCCGGCAGGATCGCCATCTCTGACTATCTGCATCTAATTTAAACGACTATTATTCAATGAGGCCGGCTCAGGCTCCGCGACGGCGCAAGGCGTCATGCCGTTCACCTATAGCTGCAGCAACCTGAACCGCCGAAAATAATATACTTGCCGCCGGCTGTATTGCTCATCACGGAAAGCCGGCGCGCCGTCTTTTTCAACATTCAGGAATCGCGATTGGAGACTTTATGATTCGTAGTATGACTGCTTACGCACGGCAGGAATCCAGAGGAGTTTGGGGTGTGCTCACTTGGGAGGTGCGCTCAGTGAACCACCGCTATCTGGAGCCCATGTTTCGAATCCCTGAAGTCTTACGGGAAATTGAGCCAGCTCTGCGGGAGGCTATGCGCCAATATGTGCAGAGGGGCAAACTGGAATGCCAGCTCAAATTCCAGCAGGAATCTCAGGCCACCCCTTCCTATCAGGTGAACCTTGGACTCGCCAATGAGCTGAATCAAGCTGTTAA contains:
- a CDS encoding MgtC/SapB family protein, with the protein product MNNLIDAQYPLPHLAVALLLGLTIGIQRGWVNRNEEAGHRVAGVRTFALIALLGGLATWLGEQMGEWVLAAGIIALALILIAAYVTSQKQRLDMSITSLIASMLTFFYGALCVMGEFSVAATMTVVTAIMLDLKPELHGFLKKIRDEELDAGLKLLVMTVVMLPVLPNEGFGPWNAINPYEVWWMIVLISAISFVGYFAVKIGGPSKGILITSLFAGLSSSTALTLHLSRVAKDNQEHAPLLASGVLIACGTMFPRLLLVIYIVHPPLAYVLAPPFALMALCVYAAAFYFWRSHSGIKIEQPNLKQNPLEISSALFFGFLLLFIMLLSNALHEWLGASGVYALSAISGLSDVDAISLSLARLAKEPEKVALLVAAWGIFIAVCSNNLVKAGLAWTIGNRPLGIKVAAALAASGIAGLAILLLNPIQIY
- the yegQ gene encoding tRNA 5-hydroxyuridine modification protein YegQ translates to MNKPELLAPAGSLKHMHFAFAYGADAVYAGQPRYSLRVRENDFNLATLAEGIQTARSQDKKFYVAANIAPHNSKVKTFLDDMAPVVEMRPDALIMSDPGLIMMVRDKWPDMPVHLSVQANAVNYAAVEFWRRQGLERVILSRELSLEEIAEIKEKSPQMELEVFVHGALCIAYSGRCLLSGYINKRDPNQGTCTNACRWKYNAIPAVQDDAGNITAQTWEPTQTQSGSSTLGDGGVTSEMFLLQEDGRPDQLMPAFEDEHGTYIMNSKDLRAVQHVERLCRIGVHSLKIEGRTKSHYYVARTTQAYRQAIDDAVAGAPFNMSLMDDLEKLAHRGYTEGFYRRHVHDEYQNYANGTSLSGKQQFVGEVLEYSPENGLALIDVKNKISIGDSVEIMTTSGNMNFVVKKMENKNGQNIDVAPGSGHRIRLALPENAPSRLDFSLLMRNL
- a CDS encoding fibronectin type III domain-containing protein: MKIELLGSEALFRARKLIAFLFLGTVVATGSGCNLSDSISGDSPKSAAHSGDATEGDGSSSSNPSAGVQEPITPKTLSWNTPWTREDGSSLALSEIAAYEVAYRNLSEDKDGRVMIDDVGVTTLSLSGFTSGKYGFKVRVIDYDGVASDYSQEVTATLNNG
- a CDS encoding sulfite exporter TauE/SafE family protein produces the protein MLFIISLIANGLSALAGGGSGLLQLPALLFLGLSFSVALATHKVASVALGVGASFRHLREKGLDWRFALFILAAGLPGVLLGAQVILGVDDNAAQMALGILTTGLGVYSMRSPQLGMQENSKHRSTLGYAIGSIGLFGIGALNGSITSGTGLFVTLWLIVWFGLSYQGAVAYTLVLVGVFWNGAGALSLALQAEVRWDWLAPLILGALAGGYLGAHWSIAKGSAMVKRAFEVLTILVGFSLMFKAAGWLPDLRLVEVTN
- the pyrE gene encoding orotate phosphoribosyltransferase, with the translated sequence MHDYQKAFIEFAIQREVLKFGQFTLKSGRSSPYFFNAGLFNTSTTLAQIGHFYAAALTSSPLQYDMLFGPAYKGIPLVSALAVTLANEKSMDVPYAFNRKEAKAHGEGGVIVGAPLKGKVLIVDDVITAGTAIREVISIIKANGAEPAGVLIALDRQERGQHQLSAIQEIEQNYQIPVTAIIQLDQILEFLKSDPHFSDNYKQVAEYRAVYGVQS
- a CDS encoding exodeoxyribonuclease III, producing the protein MRVVTISVNGLKRAVGEGFFEWMARQDADVVCVQDHRMRVYELDEDKYRPEGYEPYFLDAEKLEDGGVGIYTRQIPKAIMMGFSYAPADMNGAFIQADFDAVSIASLMVPCALMDDEKQQAKEEYLEAFGNHLQKTLRKRRQFIFCGNFQTAHLVTDANPRYHRLEVSGFLPQERAWFDQVFDEMQYVDAFRKINREKNQYTWWPESAEGWRKHSGWRVDYQIATQGLRSSIKRAWIDTETRFSDHAPLIVDYDVDF
- a CDS encoding DUF2782 domain-containing protein, with the protein product MSFWIRKALLALIILPLAAPTLAEDSAAEPEVQIRYGEKETHYEYRVNGELVQIKVVPKVGPEYYLVPSDTGEWVQSEKPRILVPSWKLLEW
- a CDS encoding ABC transporter ATPase, whose amino-acid sequence is MMPLKKIRGVKIAAGVLLCLMSLTFVQAETLFYRYKDQNGTLVLGNSVPPEAAKKGYQIVDAFGRVIKDIPAALTPEQIIERDRKLAEKAQKEEEARKQREADALLLRLFSHPDDAARARDRKLQELDGLISLKRNNIEVLEKKVAAQESRAADAERAGRTVPQDLLDEIQRDTSQVQRLQSEIAAHEKDRQETTADYAQKIERLKFLLEKINN
- the rph gene encoding ribonuclease PH, whose translation is MRPSGRQPDQTRDIKITKNYTKHAEGSVLIEFGDTKVICTATVENGVPRFLRGEDQGWVTAEYGMLPRATGTRNQREAARGKQGGRTLEIQRLIGRSLRAAVDLKKMPDISITIDCDVIQADGGTRTASITGGFVAMADAINSLIAKGQLKNNPILHKVAAISVGVYEGVPVVDLDYDEDSKAETDMNVVMTDQDGFIEVQGTAEAAPFSSAELTAMLDLAGKGIRQLFVAQEEVLQS
- a CDS encoding homoserine kinase; translated protein: MAVFTRVSPEQLQTLLESYFDAPEVTEFQGIAAGIENTNYFVSVKSGGEETRWVLTIFEMVTAEELPVFIDLMQGLAQQGFPAPAPHPMLDGSSLAYIEGKPCVLVPRIAGGHLDTPTLEQCAIAGDLLGAMHLASQSAPGRREVVRTVAWMQSHRDDLAPHIKQDELALLNAEIEHFHHQTNIWAQCPNGWIHGDLFVDNVMFDGDKVSGVIDFYHACHDCWLFDLAVACNDWCCDATGHYDQDKLRAFVEAYDKRRPLTDLEKSQWSDALRLGALRFWISRLISQYGKGYQHEAERGNTLKNPDEMKAKLLSAHKIAAL